The Akkermansia muciniphila genome contains a region encoding:
- a CDS encoding VWA domain-containing protein — protein MTEHFQFAQPEWLYVLPFILCLIILRRRRGAEGSITYPTVRFIASLARNPQSLAGKIGAICFVLAAAAIAIALARPQNVEDKTFRTVNGIDIMIAFDLSYSMETPDMVLNRMPINRLVAAKHVITQFVDSRPDDRIGVVGFAGKTKSFCPLTLDHALVNSIIRDFHLRMIQADGTAIGSAIAAAATRLDDRKDTKSKIIILVTDGASNSGQISPLVAAENAAKLGIKIYTIAVGTEEGTLANGMVVQSEFDEPTLRKIAQITGGEHFRATNMASFNKAFTSIGKLEKSEAKVQTVRHIEEYFMYFLVTGAALTLLGLSLQVLKPAPAP, from the coding sequence ATGACGGAACACTTCCAATTCGCACAACCTGAATGGCTCTACGTCCTTCCCTTCATCTTGTGCCTCATCATCCTCCGCCGCAGGCGGGGAGCGGAAGGCTCCATCACCTACCCCACCGTGCGCTTCATCGCCTCCCTGGCCCGCAATCCCCAATCCCTGGCCGGGAAAATAGGGGCCATTTGCTTCGTGCTCGCGGCGGCAGCCATCGCCATCGCGCTGGCGCGCCCCCAAAACGTGGAAGATAAAACCTTCCGCACCGTCAACGGCATTGACATCATGATCGCCTTTGACCTCTCCTACTCCATGGAGACGCCGGACATGGTCCTCAACCGCATGCCCATCAACCGCCTGGTGGCGGCCAAGCACGTCATCACCCAGTTCGTGGACAGCCGCCCGGACGACCGCATCGGCGTGGTGGGCTTTGCCGGAAAGACCAAATCCTTCTGCCCCCTCACGCTGGACCACGCCCTGGTAAACAGCATCATCCGTGACTTTCACCTGCGCATGATCCAGGCAGACGGAACGGCCATCGGCTCCGCCATCGCGGCGGCGGCCACTCGGCTGGACGACCGCAAGGACACCAAATCAAAAATCATCATCCTGGTAACGGACGGCGCCTCCAACTCCGGCCAGATATCCCCGCTGGTGGCGGCGGAAAACGCGGCCAAACTGGGCATCAAGATTTACACCATTGCCGTGGGCACGGAAGAAGGCACCCTGGCGAACGGAATGGTGGTGCAAAGCGAATTTGACGAACCCACCCTGCGGAAAATAGCCCAGATTACGGGCGGGGAACACTTCCGGGCCACGAACATGGCCTCCTTCAACAAGGCGTTCACCTCCATCGGCAAGCTGGAAAAAAGCGAGGCCAAGGTGCAGACCGTCCGCCACATTGAGGAATACTTCATGTACTTCCTTGTCACGGGCGCCGCGCTGACTCTTCTGGGCCTCTCCCTGCAAGTGCTCAAACCCGCCCCGGCCCCGTAA
- a CDS encoding DUF58 domain-containing protein, which translates to MDKASDILKRVRRIELRARHLATENFAGQYQSGFRGQGLDFDDFREYMPGDDPRFIDWKVTARMNSPFVRRFREEREQAVILAVDVSGSMHYASSAARASKLDYAAEVAAVLAFSAAQSGDKCGLLIYGNSHSRYIPPAKGIKQTLRIVREIVASKNDGTDQSISDVARQLVLSQKKAAMVIMISDFWSEHNKAALGQLNFKHDFIPIRVADPMELHLPDAGRVILKDPETGRSMFLNLSRQDVREAHANVVHLHREKWTQDFRRLGIDFLDLQTTDNFMPPLQALFSRRSRKFSR; encoded by the coding sequence ATGGATAAAGCCTCAGACATTCTCAAGCGCGTGCGCCGCATTGAACTACGCGCCAGGCATCTGGCCACGGAAAACTTTGCCGGGCAATACCAGTCCGGCTTCCGCGGCCAGGGGCTGGACTTTGACGACTTCCGGGAATACATGCCGGGGGACGACCCCCGCTTCATTGACTGGAAGGTGACGGCCAGGATGAACTCCCCCTTCGTGCGCCGCTTCCGGGAGGAACGGGAGCAGGCCGTCATTCTGGCGGTGGACGTCAGCGGCTCCATGCACTACGCCTCCTCCGCGGCCCGCGCCTCCAAGCTGGATTACGCGGCGGAAGTGGCGGCGGTGCTCGCCTTCAGCGCGGCCCAGAGCGGGGACAAGTGCGGCCTGCTCATTTACGGGAACAGCCATTCCCGGTACATCCCCCCGGCCAAGGGCATCAAGCAGACCCTGCGCATCGTGCGCGAAATCGTAGCCAGTAAAAACGACGGAACGGACCAAAGCATCTCGGACGTAGCGCGCCAGCTCGTCCTTTCCCAGAAAAAAGCGGCCATGGTGATCATGATCAGCGACTTCTGGAGCGAGCACAACAAGGCCGCCCTGGGCCAGCTCAACTTCAAGCATGACTTCATCCCCATCCGTGTGGCGGATCCCATGGAACTCCACCTTCCGGACGCCGGGCGCGTTATCCTGAAAGACCCGGAAACCGGCCGGAGCATGTTCCTGAACCTCTCCCGCCAGGACGTCCGGGAAGCCCACGCCAACGTCGTGCACCTGCACCGTGAAAAATGGACGCAGGATTTCCGCCGCCTGGGCATTGACTTCCTGGACCTTCAAACTACGGACAACTTCATGCCGCCCCTCCAGGCCCTCTTCTCCAGAAGGTCCCGCAAATTCTCACGCTAA
- the gatC gene encoding Asp-tRNA(Asn)/Glu-tRNA(Gln) amidotransferase subunit GatC encodes MSTPQIDVAYIAKLARIDLTEEEAALFSKDLDKVLAYITKLESYDVTGIAPMNHPLPTMDVMRKDVPEPGLSQEEALSNAPQQSQGQFRTPKVVESA; translated from the coding sequence ATGAGCACGCCCCAAATTGACGTAGCCTACATTGCCAAACTGGCCCGCATTGACCTGACGGAGGAAGAGGCAGCCCTCTTCTCCAAAGACCTGGACAAAGTCCTGGCTTATATTACCAAGCTGGAATCCTACGACGTCACGGGCATCGCCCCCATGAACCATCCCCTGCCCACGATGGACGTGATGCGCAAGGACGTTCCGGAGCCCGGCCTCTCCCAGGAGGAAGCCCTTTCCAACGCCCCCCAGCAGTCCCAGGGGCAGTTCCGCACGCCCAAGGTAGTGGAATCCGCCTGA
- the gatA gene encoding Asp-tRNA(Asn)/Glu-tRNA(Gln) amidotransferase subunit GatA produces the protein MSSIQGTLAQWRDRLRRKELSPAELVNLTADAMEADRTTNAYISFDRESALRAAAAADTSSPLAGIPIAVKDNINVLGQPTRCASRLLAPYASPYDATSIRLLKAAGGIPLGRTNMDEFAMGASGENSAYGVTRNPNAPDHIPGGSSSGSAAAVASATAIAALGSDTGGSIRQPAGHCGIVGLKPTYGRVSRYGLVAFASSLDQIGPMTRTVEDAAILLQAISGHDPKDSTSADQPVPDFEAALGRDVKGLKVGIPAEYFTSGNHPGISEAVQNTVKQLESLGAELVEISLPHADAVVAAYYIIACAEASSNLSRFDGVRYGKRAEDANGLVELFSRTREEGFGPEVKRRIILGTYVLSSGYYDAYYSRAQKVRSLVAKDFAEAFSRADIIVGPTSPAPAPKIGDSALDHLQTYLADIYTIPANLAGLPAISIPCGAVKEGNLELPVGFQMIAPHFREDLLLKTGFALGK, from the coding sequence ATGTCAAGCATTCAAGGCACCCTGGCCCAGTGGCGCGACCGCCTGCGCCGCAAGGAACTTTCCCCCGCCGAACTGGTCAACCTGACCGCGGACGCCATGGAGGCGGACCGGACCACCAACGCCTACATCTCCTTTGACCGCGAGTCCGCCCTCCGGGCCGCCGCCGCCGCGGATACCTCCAGCCCCCTGGCCGGCATCCCCATCGCCGTGAAGGACAACATCAACGTCCTGGGCCAGCCGACGCGCTGCGCCTCCCGCCTGCTGGCCCCCTATGCCTCTCCCTATGACGCCACCTCCATCCGCCTGCTGAAGGCGGCGGGCGGCATTCCCCTGGGCCGGACGAACATGGATGAATTCGCCATGGGCGCCAGCGGTGAAAACTCCGCTTACGGCGTCACGCGCAACCCGAACGCTCCGGACCACATCCCCGGCGGCTCCTCCAGCGGCTCCGCCGCCGCCGTAGCCTCCGCCACCGCCATCGCCGCGCTTGGCTCGGATACGGGCGGCTCCATCCGCCAGCCCGCCGGGCACTGCGGCATCGTGGGGCTCAAGCCCACCTACGGGCGCGTTTCCCGCTACGGCCTGGTGGCCTTCGCCTCCTCCCTGGACCAGATCGGCCCCATGACCCGGACGGTGGAAGACGCCGCCATCCTGCTCCAGGCCATCTCCGGGCATGACCCGAAGGACTCCACGTCCGCAGACCAGCCCGTGCCGGACTTTGAAGCCGCGCTGGGCCGTGACGTGAAGGGGCTGAAGGTGGGCATCCCTGCGGAATACTTCACCTCCGGCAACCATCCGGGCATTTCCGAGGCCGTGCAGAACACCGTGAAGCAACTGGAAAGCCTGGGCGCGGAACTGGTGGAGATCAGCCTTCCCCATGCGGACGCCGTGGTGGCCGCGTATTATATCATCGCCTGCGCGGAGGCCTCCTCCAACCTCTCCCGCTTTGACGGCGTGCGCTACGGCAAGCGGGCGGAAGACGCCAACGGCCTGGTGGAGCTCTTTTCCCGCACCCGTGAAGAGGGTTTCGGCCCGGAAGTGAAGCGCCGCATCATCCTGGGAACGTACGTGCTCAGCTCCGGCTACTATGACGCCTACTACTCCCGCGCGCAGAAAGTCCGCTCTCTGGTTGCCAAAGACTTTGCGGAAGCCTTCTCCAGGGCGGACATCATCGTGGGCCCCACCTCCCCCGCCCCCGCGCCCAAAATAGGGGATTCCGCCTTGGACCACCTCCAGACCTACCTGGCGGACATTTACACCATCCCCGCCAACCTGGCAGGGCTTCCCGCCATCTCCATCCCCTGCGGGGCGGTGAAGGAAGGGAACCTGGAACTTCCGGTCGGCTTCCAGATGATCGCTCCCCATTTCCGGGAAGACCTTCTGTTAAAAACCGGATTTGCCCTTGGGAAATAA
- a CDS encoding MoxR family ATPase, which yields MDTREFNEIIAANSSWISALRTEVGKVVIGQQALVDRLILSLLCKGHVLLEGVPGLAKTLSVKAMAGTLHAQFARIQFTPDLLPADLLGTMIYNPEERQFTAKKGPIFANLILADEINRAPAKVQSALLEAMQERQVTLGETTYRLPDPFLVLATQNPIDQEGTYQLPEAQLDRFLFKVLVTYPTREEELQVLDLMASSAKPPETSPVTTPEQVAASRDLVNQIYIDDAVRGYIVDLVRATRFPETVDVKLRGLIRAGASPRATINLALASRANAFMHHRSFVTPQDIKDLAHDILRHRILLSYEAEAENITTDDVIDHILTKVPVP from the coding sequence ATGGACACCCGAGAATTCAACGAAATTATCGCCGCGAACTCATCGTGGATTTCTGCTCTCAGAACGGAGGTTGGCAAGGTGGTCATCGGCCAGCAGGCGCTGGTGGACAGGTTGATCCTCAGCCTCCTATGCAAGGGGCACGTTCTTCTGGAAGGCGTGCCCGGCCTTGCCAAGACGCTCTCCGTTAAAGCCATGGCGGGCACGCTGCACGCGCAGTTCGCCCGCATCCAGTTCACGCCGGACCTTCTGCCGGCGGACCTGCTGGGCACCATGATCTATAATCCGGAGGAAAGGCAGTTCACGGCCAAGAAAGGCCCGATCTTCGCCAACCTTATCCTGGCGGACGAAATCAACCGCGCCCCGGCCAAAGTCCAGTCCGCCCTGCTGGAAGCCATGCAGGAACGCCAAGTGACGCTGGGTGAAACCACCTACCGCCTGCCGGACCCCTTCCTGGTGCTGGCTACGCAGAACCCCATTGACCAGGAAGGCACCTACCAGCTCCCGGAAGCCCAGCTTGACCGCTTCCTCTTCAAGGTGCTGGTCACCTACCCCACGCGGGAGGAGGAACTCCAGGTGCTGGACCTGATGGCAAGCTCCGCCAAGCCGCCGGAAACCTCCCCGGTCACCACGCCGGAACAGGTGGCGGCCTCCCGCGACCTGGTCAACCAGATTTACATTGACGACGCCGTGCGCGGCTACATCGTGGACCTGGTGCGGGCCACCCGCTTCCCGGAAACGGTGGACGTAAAGCTGCGCGGCCTTATCCGCGCGGGCGCGTCCCCCCGCGCCACCATCAACCTGGCCCTGGCCTCCCGCGCCAACGCCTTCATGCACCACCGCTCCTTCGTCACCCCGCAGGACATCAAGGACCTGGCCCATGACATCCTGCGCCACCGCATCCTGCTCTCTTATGAGGCGGAAGCGGAAAACATCACCACGGACGACGTCATTGACCACATCCTGACGAAGGTCCCCGTGCCGTGA
- a CDS encoding VWA domain-containing protein: protein MTFLYPYVLYALILPALLAAAAWWLWRRRSRKWEVLVSPEYRQELVHAPATWHRVLPVIFAVLASIFAILSVARPVDGYTEVREIPKSRNILIAIDCSRSMLSKDASPTRLGRAKTAAYDLLDALPGDNFGIIIFSGDAVLLMPLTHDHNALKETIEQLQFGWVSQGGTNLENVVRLALQTFKRDKEADARNALVILSDGEDTVNITYKTAEAARQHELIIVTAGIGTTIGTTIPDEQSPSGLYRDRRGQHVVSKLNPESLQYLARQTDGQYVQLSDGAALNRFVKDIADRLDVTEGKEEVRRVPNDRYVIFAVPALICLILTLLAGTRWRSFRRSGRRGMAALGAMLLLSAGLLGTEARADTGALDNVTDLLRTGKTEEAVKSIDEMLSAPDLAQETRQALEFAKGWLEQKEGNAKEAAEAFSRALLSPKASLQADSHFNLGNLEAAQARKTMTFSKPDEEQPQARPSSIDDQIKEIDARLAKIPVAKEHVKEAVKRFDDAINAYRSHEGAAANREDMLRYDKELDEYRKQLEELKKKLEEEKKKQQDQQNKDQQNKDQQNKDQQNKDQQNKDQQNKDQQNKDQQNKDQQNKDQQNKDQQNKDQQNKDQQNKDQQDKDQQDKDQQNKDQQDKDQQNKDQQNKDQQDKDQQDKDQQDKDQQNKDQQNKEQQNKDNAQDRENRNEMKNAQLPSSPEKDKLPETPGAEQPQPQPRPEGDKPVPVATQKESKEEKERREARAILMERRDIEPGCPVPQRSPEIPPDKDY, encoded by the coding sequence ATGACCTTCCTTTATCCCTACGTTCTGTACGCGCTCATCCTCCCGGCCCTGCTCGCGGCGGCGGCCTGGTGGCTGTGGCGCCGCCGTTCCAGAAAATGGGAAGTGCTCGTCTCACCGGAATACCGGCAGGAGCTGGTCCACGCTCCGGCCACCTGGCACCGGGTGCTCCCCGTCATCTTTGCCGTGCTGGCGTCCATCTTCGCCATCCTCTCCGTAGCCCGCCCGGTGGACGGCTATACGGAGGTAAGGGAAATCCCCAAATCCCGCAACATCCTCATCGCCATTGACTGCTCCCGCTCCATGCTCAGCAAGGACGCCTCCCCCACGCGCCTGGGAAGAGCTAAAACCGCCGCCTACGACCTGCTGGACGCCCTGCCGGGGGACAACTTCGGCATCATCATCTTCTCCGGGGATGCCGTCCTGCTCATGCCCCTCACCCATGACCACAATGCGCTGAAGGAAACTATTGAACAGCTTCAATTCGGCTGGGTATCCCAGGGGGGAACCAACCTGGAAAACGTCGTGCGGCTGGCCCTCCAGACTTTCAAGCGGGACAAGGAGGCGGACGCCAGAAACGCCCTGGTCATCCTGAGCGACGGGGAAGACACCGTCAACATCACCTACAAGACGGCGGAAGCCGCCCGGCAGCATGAACTCATCATCGTCACGGCGGGCATCGGCACCACCATCGGCACCACCATTCCGGATGAACAATCCCCCTCCGGCCTGTACCGGGACCGCCGCGGCCAACATGTCGTTTCCAAGCTCAACCCGGAAAGCCTGCAATACCTGGCCCGGCAGACGGACGGCCAGTATGTGCAGCTCTCTGACGGAGCCGCGCTCAACCGCTTTGTCAAGGACATTGCGGACCGCCTGGATGTCACGGAAGGAAAGGAGGAAGTGCGCCGCGTGCCGAACGACCGCTACGTCATCTTTGCCGTTCCGGCCCTGATCTGCCTGATCCTCACCCTTCTTGCCGGCACCCGCTGGCGCTCCTTCCGCCGTTCCGGACGCCGCGGCATGGCCGCCCTGGGAGCCATGCTCCTGCTTTCCGCCGGACTGCTGGGCACGGAGGCGCGAGCGGACACGGGCGCCCTGGACAATGTCACGGACCTGCTCCGCACGGGAAAAACGGAGGAGGCCGTCAAGTCCATTGACGAGATGCTTTCCGCGCCGGACCTGGCGCAAGAAACGCGCCAGGCGCTGGAATTCGCCAAAGGCTGGCTGGAACAGAAGGAAGGCAACGCCAAGGAAGCCGCGGAAGCCTTCTCCCGGGCGCTCCTTTCTCCCAAAGCCAGCCTTCAGGCGGACTCCCACTTCAACCTTGGCAACCTGGAAGCCGCCCAGGCACGAAAAACCATGACCTTCTCCAAGCCGGACGAGGAACAGCCTCAGGCCCGGCCCTCCTCCATTGATGACCAGATCAAGGAAATAGATGCCCGGCTGGCAAAAATTCCCGTGGCAAAAGAACACGTCAAGGAGGCCGTCAAGCGCTTTGACGATGCCATTAATGCCTACCGTTCCCATGAAGGAGCCGCTGCCAACAGGGAAGACATGCTCCGTTACGACAAGGAGCTGGACGAATACCGCAAACAGCTTGAGGAACTAAAGAAGAAATTGGAAGAGGAAAAGAAAAAACAACAAGATCAGCAGAACAAGGATCAGCAGAACAAGGATCAGCAGAACAAGGATCAGCAGAACAAGGATCAGCAGAACAAGGATCAGCAGAACAAGGATCAGCAGAACAAGGATCAGCAGAACAAGGATCAGCAGAACAAGGATCAGCAGAACAAGGATCAGCAGAACAAGGATCAGCAGAACAAGGATCAGCAAAACAAGGACCAGCAGGACAAGGACCAGCAGGACAAGGACCAGCAGAACAAGGACCAGCAGGACAAAGATCAGCAAAACAAGGACCAGCAAAACAAGGACCAGCAGGACAAGGACCAGCAGGACAAGGACCAGCAGGACAAGGACCAGCAAAACAAGGATCAGCAAAACAAGGAGCAGCAAAACAAGGATAACGCCCAGGACCGGGAAAACCGGAATGAGATGAAAAACGCCCAGCTCCCTTCCTCTCCGGAAAAAGACAAGCTGCCGGAAACGCCGGGAGCGGAGCAACCGCAGCCCCAGCCGCGCCCGGAAGGTGACAAGCCCGTACCGGTAGCCACGCAAAAGGAAAGCAAGGAGGAAAAGGAACGCCGTGAAGCCAGAGCCATCCTGATGGAACGCAGGGATATTGAGCCAGGGTGCCCCGTTCCCCAGCGCTCCCCGGAAATTCCCCCGGACAAGGACTATTAA
- a CDS encoding DUF4381 family protein: MPAPATFQTPPTAIPEPPAFPTLMETQSPDAYLQAGFWDTWGIWIMLAAILLAVAIAVIVLIRRKGQTPPAPLSPAETAIRDITTLRETHPSLRQAAVEFSLLLRKYLVGETKDPALYETQQEFNRRADALTALPSELQGPTRDLLDRMASLKYEPDTPENDSLVNELADDTVQLINDIEDDARRTKEETDLVVKKPSPRSNQR; the protein is encoded by the coding sequence ATGCCAGCCCCCGCCACCTTCCAGACTCCCCCCACGGCCATTCCGGAGCCGCCGGCCTTCCCCACGCTGATGGAGACGCAATCCCCGGACGCCTACCTTCAAGCGGGCTTCTGGGATACGTGGGGCATCTGGATCATGCTCGCTGCCATCCTGCTGGCCGTCGCCATTGCCGTTATCGTACTCATCCGCAGGAAGGGGCAAACGCCCCCCGCTCCGCTCAGCCCGGCGGAAACCGCCATCCGGGACATCACGACGCTCCGGGAAACGCATCCCTCCCTCAGGCAGGCTGCCGTGGAATTCTCCCTTCTCCTCCGCAAATACCTGGTGGGGGAAACCAAAGACCCGGCGCTGTATGAAACCCAGCAGGAATTCAACCGCCGGGCGGACGCGCTCACCGCGCTCCCCTCCGAACTCCAGGGCCCCACACGCGACCTGCTGGACCGCATGGCCTCCCTGAAATATGAGCCGGACACCCCGGAAAACGACTCCCTGGTCAACGAACTGGCGGACGACACAGTCCAACTTATCAATGACATAGAAGACGATGCCCGCCGCACGAAAGAGGAAACGGACCTCGTCGTTAAAAAACCTTCCCCCCGCTCCAACCAACGCTAG